In Thiothrix unzii, the sequence CAATGAGCGCAGTTGGCAGCGTAAAATCAAAGAAGCGATGATGGCGTTTTTGCTGGAATTGCATTACGACAAGCGCGAAATTCTTGAAGCATATTTAAATGAAATCCATCTAGGGCAAGACGGCGATCGCGCGATTCACGGTTTTGGGTTGGCGGCACAGTTTTATTTCAATCGCCAAGTGGGTGAGTTAAAAGCCGATCAAATTGCCTTGCTGATTGGTTTAGCCAAGGGCGCGGGATATTACGATCCACGGCGTTTCCCCGAACGTGCAGTGGAGCGGCGTAATCTGGTGTTGCAAGTGATGCAGCAAGAGGGTGTGATTAATCCGCAGGAGTTTGCTGAAGCCAGCCAACGCCCGTTGGGTGTGGAAGAGCATAAACCTTCCGGCGCGTCACCGTTCCCGGCTTATTTGGACGTGGTGCGCGGTCAATTACAGCGTGACTACAAAGAAGAAGATATTCACAGCGCGGGTTTGATGATTTTTACCTCGATGGATCCGATTACCCAGTTAACCGCTGAAACCATTTTGCAAAAACGGGTGGCGCAATTAGAGCGTTCGCAAGGTATCAAAAAAGGTAAGCTCAACGGCGCGTTGATTATCAGCAGCGTCCAAGGCGGGGAAGTGGTAGCTCTGGTGGGTAGTCGCGATGTGCGTTACGCGGGGTATAACCGGGCGTTAACGGCGCAACGTCAAATCGGTTCTTTGGTGAAACCGGCGATTTACCTCACTGCATTTGAGCAAAAAAACAAATACAACCTCGGCACGCGCATCAGCGACGGCCCTGTTACCGTCAAGATTGATAAACGCAAGTACTGGCAACCGGGCAACTACGATCAACGTCACATGGGTTACATTACCGTGCTGAAAGCACTTACCTTGTCGCGTAACACGCCAGCGGTGCGTATCGGGGTGGATGTCGGCGTGGATAATGTTATCAATACCTTACACGGCCTTGGTATCAACAAGAAAATCCCTGAATACCCGTCGATTTTGTTGGGTGCGCTGGAAATGTCGCCAATGGATGTCCAGCAAATGTACCAAACCATTGCCGCCGGTGGTTCGTATTCCCCGTTAAAAGCCATTCGTAGCGTGATGAATTTACAGGGGAAAGTGTTAACACGCTATCCGCTCACGGTTCAACAAGTTGCCAGCCCCGAAGCGGTGGATTTATTGCATTACGGTCTGCATCGTGTAACGGTGGACGGAACCGCTAAGGAATTATCCAGCGTGTTACCGGAATGGAAAAAAGTTGCAGGCAAAACCGGTACAACCAACGATAAAAAAGACAGTTGGTTTGCGGGCTTTTCCGGGCAGCACGTCGCGACCGTGTGGGTTGGGCGTGATGACAATAAACCCACCAACATGACCGGGGGAACCGGGGCGTTAAAAGTGTGGGCGGATTTGTTCCGGGTATTGCCGACTAAACCTTTGAATGCGGGTGGTTCGTCGCGCTTGGTGTGGGTTGATATTGATCCTACCAGTGGTTTGCGGGCAAATCCGGCGTGCGGTACATCAGTGCCTACGCCGTTTATTCGTGGCACACAACCACAGAAAACCCATTTCTGTGCGCCGGTTGCACCACCTGTTGAAGAAGGTACGGCTGCCCCCGCGCCTGCTGCTGCGCCACAGCCAGCATCGGGCAATTCCAATTGGATTGATAATTTAATGCAGTAATGACAATGAAAATAATCCTAGCTTCAAATGCCGTGCGTGCGCTACTGGCAGTGGCAGCAGCAAGTGCACTGTCCGCTTGTGCGCCAAACCCGCAGGTTATGCCGGATGCGGTTTACAACCGTTACCCACAACCGCATGTAGTGCAACCGCCGCGTGTGAATCGTCCGGCTCCGGCGCAACGTCCGGTTACACCGCCACCGCGCAGGCTGCCTTTACCGCAAGAACAGGCTCCGGTAGTTGTTGCGCCTGCACCGATGCCTGAGGTGATTACATTAGAAGCACTGCAACCCCCGGAAACACCGGAACTCCCGGAAACACAGGTAGCCTTGCCGCCGAAAAAATACGTGT encodes:
- the mrcB gene encoding penicillin-binding protein 1B, with amino-acid sequence MSQEAGQETQQDALWKRFFKAVWFIFALFGRTFRILFMVALILGVLVFVVYTMQLDENVRSQFEGKRWELPARVFARPLDMYEGQQLYADHLEQEMKLLGYRAVAEPTQTGQYRRKGDQFMINTRGFQFAGDKEPARSIKININGGKIASLGFSDGKSPLNLMRLEPVLIGNFYPRQNEDRVLVKQSEVSPLLIRGLLAVEDKKFYEHQGVNPLAIGRAVVANLKAGHTVQGGSTLTQQLVKNFYLTNERSWQRKIKEAMMAFLLELHYDKREILEAYLNEIHLGQDGDRAIHGFGLAAQFYFNRQVGELKADQIALLIGLAKGAGYYDPRRFPERAVERRNLVLQVMQQEGVINPQEFAEASQRPLGVEEHKPSGASPFPAYLDVVRGQLQRDYKEEDIHSAGLMIFTSMDPITQLTAETILQKRVAQLERSQGIKKGKLNGALIISSVQGGEVVALVGSRDVRYAGYNRALTAQRQIGSLVKPAIYLTAFEQKNKYNLGTRISDGPVTVKIDKRKYWQPGNYDQRHMGYITVLKALTLSRNTPAVRIGVDVGVDNVINTLHGLGINKKIPEYPSILLGALEMSPMDVQQMYQTIAAGGSYSPLKAIRSVMNLQGKVLTRYPLTVQQVASPEAVDLLHYGLHRVTVDGTAKELSSVLPEWKKVAGKTGTTNDKKDSWFAGFSGQHVATVWVGRDDNKPTNMTGGTGALKVWADLFRVLPTKPLNAGGSSRLVWVDIDPTSGLRANPACGTSVPTPFIRGTQPQKTHFCAPVAPPVEEGTAAPAPAAAPQPASGNSNWIDNLMQ
- a CDS encoding tetratricopeptide repeat protein, whose protein sequence is MKIILASNAVRALLAVAAASALSACAPNPQVMPDAVYNRYPQPHVVQPPRVNRPAPAQRPVTPPPRRLPLPQEQAPVVVAPAPMPEVITLEALQPPETPELPETQVALPPKKYVSSPAARGLRQQAQTEAGQGNVSGAVATIERALRIEPENPELWLTLSELNKQQGNAQQAASMAAKAQYYQESLH